A single genomic interval of Bradyrhizobium japonicum USDA 6 harbors:
- a CDS encoding amino acid ABC transporter permease/ATP-binding protein (The N-terminal region of this protein, as described by TIGR01726, is a three transmembrane segment that identifies a subfamily of ABC transporter permease subunits, which specificities that include histidine, arginine, glutamine, glutamate, L-cystine (sic), the opines (in Agrobacterium) octopine and nopaline, etc.) translates to MSLFLHYLSMPYLLEGIELTLEVTALGLGGGLILGLILAGMQLSRFWPLAAIARAYTVIFRGTPLILQMVFAYDALPHIGIKLPAVLAAGLALACNEAPFIAEMLRAGVLGVDRGQVTAGQALGMTPRILMWRVIAPQAIRTMIPAFGNEAVSALKNSSLASVVAVQELTLRSTQLASSTFDFFSIFFASGLLYLVLTFAISVIQLFVEWLLDLDRAKGRERKLADYLPWRRVDLGTKLELTEATVADPEPVQAELTDTPPLALTREERTRRAATIARNNIAVETKDLTKSYGAQKVLDGLDLTVRVGEVVALLGPSGSGKSTLLRCINHLESWDGGTVRVGGRRLGFDDNGKLLSPRAIANERATVGVGMVFQQFNLFAHLSAKENIAGPLRWVHGMTRIDADRRATELLDRVGLSHRADALPRHLSGGQQQRVAIARALAPNPSVLLLDEPTSALDPELVNEVLEVIRRLAIDDGLTMIISTHQIRFADEVADRVAFLSGGTIIEEGPAHEVLSNPRNPLTARFLSVMEADKTPEVVR, encoded by the coding sequence ATGTCGCTGTTTCTCCATTACCTGAGCATGCCGTATCTGCTCGAGGGCATCGAGCTCACCCTCGAGGTGACCGCCCTCGGGCTCGGCGGCGGATTGATCCTCGGATTGATCCTCGCCGGCATGCAGCTCTCCCGCTTCTGGCCCCTGGCGGCGATCGCCAGGGCCTATACCGTGATCTTCCGCGGCACGCCGCTGATCCTCCAGATGGTGTTCGCCTACGACGCGCTGCCGCATATCGGCATCAAGCTGCCGGCGGTGCTGGCGGCCGGCCTCGCGCTCGCCTGCAACGAGGCGCCGTTCATCGCGGAGATGCTGCGCGCAGGCGTGCTCGGCGTCGACCGCGGGCAGGTGACGGCCGGTCAGGCGCTCGGCATGACGCCGCGGATCCTGATGTGGCGGGTGATCGCGCCGCAGGCGATCCGCACCATGATCCCGGCCTTCGGCAACGAGGCCGTCAGCGCACTGAAGAATTCCTCGCTGGCGTCCGTCGTCGCGGTCCAGGAGCTGACCTTGCGCTCGACGCAGCTTGCGTCCTCGACCTTCGACTTCTTCTCGATCTTCTTCGCCTCTGGCCTTTTGTACCTCGTGCTGACCTTCGCCATCAGCGTCATCCAGTTGTTCGTCGAATGGCTGCTCGATCTCGACCGCGCCAAGGGGCGGGAGCGCAAGCTTGCCGACTATCTACCCTGGCGCCGCGTTGACCTCGGCACGAAGCTCGAGCTCACTGAGGCGACCGTTGCCGATCCCGAACCCGTGCAGGCCGAGCTGACCGACACGCCGCCGCTTGCTCTGACCCGAGAGGAGCGCACGCGGCGTGCCGCGACGATCGCGCGCAACAACATCGCAGTCGAGACCAAGGACCTCACCAAGAGCTACGGCGCGCAGAAGGTGCTCGACGGCCTCGATCTCACCGTTCGCGTTGGCGAGGTGGTCGCGCTGCTCGGCCCCAGCGGCTCCGGCAAGAGCACGCTGCTCCGCTGTATCAACCATCTTGAAAGCTGGGACGGGGGCACCGTACGCGTCGGCGGCCGCCGCCTCGGCTTTGACGATAACGGCAAGTTGCTGTCACCCCGGGCGATCGCCAACGAGCGGGCAACCGTCGGTGTCGGCATGGTGTTCCAGCAGTTCAATTTGTTCGCCCATCTGTCGGCCAAGGAGAACATCGCCGGCCCCCTGCGCTGGGTCCACGGCATGACCCGCATCGACGCCGACCGCCGCGCTACCGAGTTGCTCGACCGCGTCGGGCTGTCGCATCGCGCCGACGCGCTGCCGCGACATCTCTCCGGCGGCCAGCAGCAGCGCGTCGCCATCGCCCGCGCGCTGGCGCCCAATCCAAGCGTGTTGCTCTTGGACGAGCCGACCTCGGCGCTCGATCCCGAGCTCGTCAACGAGGTGCTGGAAGTGATCCGGCGCCTCGCCATCGACGACGGCCTCACCATGATCATCTCGACGCACCAGATTCGCTTCGCCGATGAAGTCGCCGACCGCGTCGCTTTCCTGAGCGGCGGCACGATCATCGAGGAGGGACCGGCGCACGAGGTGCTTTCCAATCCCCGCAATCCGCTGACGGCGCGTTTCCTCAGCGTGATGGAAGCTGACAAGACTCCGGAGGTGGTGCGATGA
- a CDS encoding ABC transporter substrate-binding protein: METRVLPHARGMTRASLAWRKVALGAGIAFGLVAAAPLSAQAAAPAACAALQEKYPDWKGKTLVNAINPHTPGYETIDPKDPSKYIGFDIDLGEAIGECLGFKLTYKPVTFAALLTTLAAGQADIVISDIYATKERAKAADFITYSKVFDGVLVAKGNPKGINGINMSMCGTAAAENTGYVEVPLIQALVPECKKAGKPEPTIQLYDNNANCVQAILAGRADTYINDVNTVDSAVKAYPDKLEKAIAVTIPYSVGIAVPKDKPKFRDAVLAALIEVQKAGTHMELLKKHGLDVNNFKEPDILTAD; encoded by the coding sequence ATGGAGACACGGGTATTGCCCCATGCGCGGGGGATGACACGCGCATCATTGGCATGGCGCAAGGTCGCACTCGGCGCCGGCATCGCCTTCGGCCTCGTCGCCGCGGCACCGCTGAGCGCGCAGGCCGCCGCGCCCGCCGCCTGCGCCGCGCTCCAGGAGAAATATCCGGACTGGAAGGGCAAGACCCTCGTCAACGCCATCAACCCGCATACACCGGGCTATGAGACGATCGACCCGAAGGATCCCAGCAAATATATCGGCTTCGACATCGATCTTGGCGAGGCCATCGGCGAATGCCTCGGCTTCAAGCTGACCTACAAGCCGGTGACGTTCGCAGCACTCCTCACAACACTCGCGGCCGGCCAGGCGGACATCGTCATCTCCGACATCTACGCCACCAAGGAGCGCGCCAAGGCCGCCGACTTCATCACCTACTCGAAAGTGTTCGACGGCGTGCTGGTCGCCAAGGGCAATCCGAAAGGCATCAACGGCATCAATATGTCGATGTGCGGTACGGCCGCCGCCGAGAACACCGGCTATGTCGAAGTGCCCCTGATCCAGGCGCTGGTCCCCGAGTGCAAGAAGGCCGGCAAGCCCGAGCCGACCATCCAGCTCTACGACAACAACGCCAACTGCGTCCAGGCGATCCTGGCCGGCCGCGCCGACACCTACATCAACGACGTCAACACCGTCGACAGTGCGGTGAAGGCCTATCCGGACAAGCTGGAGAAGGCGATCGCGGTGACGATCCCGTATTCGGTCGGCATCGCCGTCCCGAAGGACAAGCCGAAATTCCGCGACGCCGTGCTGGCCGCGCTGATCGAGGTGCAGAAGGCCGGCACGCATATGGAGCTTCTGAAGAAGCATGGGCTCGATGTGAACAACTTCAAGGAGCCTGACATTCTGACGGCTGACTGA
- a CDS encoding acetamidase/formamidase family protein gives MKHFTLPVSPKTVHWGYFSKKVAPALTLRSGDRATIETLTHHANDDYERMIQGDSGAESVFQWTREHKAVARRGSGPVEGPFIRGAGEGIGVHLLTGPVAIEGAEPGDILEVRILDIRPRPSCSACHAGRCFGSNVAANWGFHYHDLIEEPKPREVVTIFELDTSGEPYAKAVYNYVWTPQTDPDGIVHPTIDYPGVRVDHATIKKRENILSSVKVPARLHFGTMGLAPSEADFVSSIPPSYTGGNIDDWRIGKGARMFYPVAVPGAYFSVGDPHAAQGDSELGGTAIETSLTGDFEFILHKKADLAGTNLEGLDHPMLETDQAWSFYGFTYPNYLAALGADAQTEIANHSSLDRAMRDAFRKLRRFLMTVHGLSEDEAISLLSVGADFGVTQVVDANWGVHGTIRKNIFRCD, from the coding sequence ATGAAGCATTTCACGCTGCCGGTTTCGCCGAAGACAGTTCACTGGGGCTATTTCTCCAAGAAAGTCGCGCCGGCCCTGACGCTGCGCTCCGGAGACCGCGCCACCATCGAGACGCTGACCCATCATGCCAATGACGATTACGAGCGCATGATCCAGGGCGATTCCGGCGCCGAGAGCGTGTTCCAGTGGACGCGCGAGCACAAGGCGGTCGCGCGCCGCGGCTCAGGCCCGGTCGAAGGCCCCTTCATCCGTGGCGCGGGCGAGGGGATCGGCGTGCATCTCCTCACCGGACCGGTCGCGATCGAAGGTGCCGAGCCCGGCGATATCCTGGAAGTGCGCATCCTCGACATTCGGCCGCGACCCAGCTGCAGCGCCTGCCACGCCGGGCGTTGCTTCGGCTCCAACGTCGCGGCGAACTGGGGCTTTCACTATCACGATTTGATCGAGGAGCCGAAGCCGCGGGAGGTCGTCACCATCTTCGAGCTCGACACCTCGGGCGAGCCCTATGCCAAAGCGGTCTACAACTACGTCTGGACGCCACAAACCGACCCCGACGGCATCGTGCATCCGACCATCGATTATCCCGGCGTGCGCGTCGATCACGCCACCATCAAAAAACGCGAGAACATCCTGTCGAGCGTGAAGGTGCCGGCACGCTTGCATTTCGGCACCATGGGCCTCGCGCCGTCGGAAGCCGACTTCGTCAGCTCGATCCCGCCGAGCTATACTGGTGGCAACATCGACGACTGGCGCATCGGCAAGGGCGCGCGGATGTTTTATCCCGTCGCGGTTCCCGGCGCCTATTTCTCGGTCGGCGATCCCCACGCCGCGCAGGGCGACAGCGAGCTCGGCGGCACCGCGATCGAGACCTCGCTGACCGGCGATTTCGAGTTCATCCTGCACAAGAAGGCTGATCTGGCCGGCACCAACCTGGAGGGCCTCGACCATCCGATGCTGGAGACCGATCAGGCCTGGTCGTTCTACGGCTTCACGTATCCGAACTATCTCGCCGCACTCGGCGCCGATGCGCAAACCGAGATTGCCAATCACTCGAGCCTCGACCGTGCGATGCGCGATGCGTTCAGAAAACTCCGAAGGTTCCTGATGACCGTGCACGGTCTCAGCGAGGACGAGGCGATCTCGCTGCTGTCGGTCGGCGCCGATTTCGGCGTCACCCAGGTCGTCGACGCCAATT
- a CDS encoding efflux RND transporter permease subunit, protein MASISEPFIRRPVATTLLSIGLFLLGVVAYEFLPVASVPNVDFPAIFVSASRPGADPSVMAATVASPLERRLGEIAGINQITSTSSLGTTSIQLQFDIGRNIDKAARDVQAAINAALIDLPSDLPTLPRFRKANTAGAPVFVLALTSKTLSASAIYDVADTVIAQRISQVPGVGDVTVSGADQPAVRVQLNPVALSNAGIATDDVRTAIINANPLGPVGIFNGERQSETLSLNKQMRTAKEFRDIVIKSSNGNFVRLSDVADIEDSVRNARSIAWFNKQPAVLIQITKQGDANVIDTVDRVKALIPALKQWIPAGVDISTLVDRTSTIRASVLDMQWTLLATAVLVMVVVFVFLRRLTPTIAAGISVPLALAGTCAGMWVAGFSIDNLSLMALAISVGFVVDDAIVMIENMYRNLEHGMRPLQAALVGARQIGFTVVSISLSLIAAFTPLIFMDGIVGRLLREFSLTLTFAILVSTLVSLTVTPMICAHYIRQTTSGTATLFDRLIEGSLSRVVTFYARSLRTVLQYPLLTLLVFFATIGLTVTLYIKVPKGYFPTDDSGFVIGATRASADISFQSMLGLQQRLAEIVMQDPAVAGIGSTVGSGGGPGGATSNRGTMFISLKPPEERDHVSTQVVIDRLRRALYPVPGIRLFMFAAQDVRAGGRQSDSDYQYTLTSTDLSLLQKWAPIVAKRMESVEGITDISSDRDPGGLQLTLSIDRQKASALGVKVQDIDNALNNAFSQRQIGIIYTQRNQYMTVLEIDPKFQVDPSNLDRIYVAGANDAQVPLSAVVHATRGLAALAVYHSQAFPSTTVSFNLLPDVPLQTATQNVQRAVEELHMPEGIRGSFDGNAGDFARTSGRQPLLILGALVAMYIVLGVLYESLAHPLTIISTLPSAGLGALLALQLTNTPLTVIAFVGIILLIGIVKKNGIMMVDFALDAERQRGLSSAEAIFEACQARFRPILMTTMAALFAGIPLVIATGPGTELRRPLGITIIGGLFVSQILTLYTTPVIYLLIDRLRRRSEPRPLAAPAE, encoded by the coding sequence ATGGCATCGATCTCGGAGCCGTTCATCCGCCGTCCGGTCGCGACCACGCTGCTGTCGATCGGGTTGTTCCTGCTGGGTGTCGTCGCCTACGAGTTCCTTCCCGTCGCCTCGGTCCCGAACGTCGACTTCCCCGCCATCTTCGTGTCGGCCAGCCGGCCGGGCGCCGACCCATCCGTCATGGCGGCGACGGTGGCCTCGCCATTGGAGCGTCGGCTCGGCGAGATCGCGGGCATCAACCAGATCACCTCGACGTCGTCGCTCGGCACGACCAGCATCCAGCTCCAGTTCGACATCGGCCGCAACATCGACAAGGCCGCGCGCGACGTGCAGGCGGCGATCAACGCCGCGCTGATCGACCTGCCGAGCGACCTGCCGACGCTACCGCGCTTCCGCAAGGCGAACACGGCCGGCGCGCCCGTTTTCGTGCTGGCGCTGACCTCGAAGACGCTGTCGGCCAGCGCGATCTACGACGTCGCCGATACCGTGATTGCGCAGCGCATCTCGCAGGTGCCTGGCGTCGGCGACGTGACGGTGAGCGGCGCCGACCAGCCGGCGGTGCGCGTGCAGCTCAACCCCGTCGCGCTGTCCAACGCCGGCATTGCCACCGACGACGTCAGGACCGCGATCATCAACGCCAACCCACTCGGTCCCGTCGGCATCTTCAACGGCGAGCGCCAGAGCGAGACGCTGTCGCTGAACAAGCAGATGCGGACGGCGAAAGAGTTCCGCGACATCGTCATCAAGAGCTCGAACGGCAATTTCGTCCGGCTGTCCGACGTCGCCGATATCGAGGACTCGGTTCGCAATGCCCGCTCCATCGCCTGGTTCAACAAGCAGCCGGCGGTGCTGATCCAGATCACCAAGCAGGGCGACGCCAACGTCATCGACACCGTCGACCGGGTGAAGGCGCTGATCCCGGCGCTGAAGCAATGGATCCCGGCGGGTGTCGATATTTCCACCTTGGTCGATCGCACCAGCACGATCCGCGCCAGCGTGCTCGACATGCAGTGGACGCTGCTGGCAACCGCCGTCCTCGTGATGGTCGTGGTGTTCGTGTTCCTGCGGCGGCTGACGCCGACGATCGCCGCCGGCATCTCCGTGCCGCTGGCGCTGGCCGGGACCTGTGCCGGGATGTGGGTCGCGGGCTTCTCGATCGACAATCTGTCGCTGATGGCGCTGGCGATCTCGGTCGGCTTCGTGGTCGACGACGCCATCGTCATGATCGAGAACATGTACCGCAATCTCGAACATGGCATGCGGCCGCTCCAGGCGGCCCTGGTAGGCGCACGGCAGATCGGGTTCACCGTGGTCTCGATCAGCCTGTCGCTGATTGCGGCTTTCACGCCGCTGATCTTCATGGATGGCATCGTCGGTCGGCTCTTGCGCGAGTTCTCGCTGACGCTGACCTTCGCGATCCTGGTCTCGACGCTGGTGTCGCTGACGGTCACGCCGATGATCTGCGCCCATTACATCCGGCAGACAACGTCCGGGACTGCGACGCTGTTCGATCGGCTGATCGAAGGTTCGCTGTCGCGCGTGGTCACGTTTTACGCTCGCAGCTTGCGTACCGTGCTGCAATATCCACTGCTGACGCTGCTGGTGTTCTTCGCCACAATCGGCCTCACGGTGACGCTCTACATCAAGGTCCCCAAGGGCTATTTCCCGACCGACGATTCCGGCTTCGTCATCGGCGCGACGCGCGCCTCGGCCGACATCTCGTTCCAGTCCATGCTCGGCCTGCAGCAGCGGCTCGCCGAGATCGTGATGCAGGATCCGGCCGTGGCCGGCATCGGCTCGACGGTCGGCAGCGGAGGCGGGCCGGGGGGAGCGACCTCGAACCGCGGCACCATGTTCATCAGCCTGAAGCCGCCAGAGGAGCGCGACCACGTCTCGACGCAGGTCGTGATCGACCGTCTCAGGCGCGCCCTGTACCCGGTGCCCGGCATCCGCCTGTTCATGTTCGCCGCCCAGGACGTCCGCGCCGGCGGGCGGCAGAGCGATTCCGACTACCAGTACACGCTGACCAGCACTGACCTCAGCCTGCTCCAGAAATGGGCGCCGATCGTGGCCAAGCGTATGGAGAGCGTCGAGGGCATCACGGATATTTCCAGCGACCGCGATCCCGGCGGGCTTCAACTCACGCTCTCGATCGACCGCCAGAAGGCCTCGGCGCTCGGCGTCAAGGTCCAGGATATCGACAACGCGCTCAACAACGCATTTTCGCAGCGGCAGATCGGGATCATCTACACCCAGCGCAACCAGTATATGACCGTGCTGGAGATCGACCCGAAATTCCAGGTCGACCCATCCAACCTCGATCGCATCTATGTCGCCGGTGCCAATGACGCGCAGGTGCCGCTGTCGGCCGTGGTGCACGCGACGCGCGGGCTCGCTGCGCTGGCGGTCTATCATTCGCAGGCGTTTCCCTCGACCACGGTGTCGTTCAACCTGTTGCCGGACGTGCCGCTTCAGACAGCCACCCAGAACGTGCAGCGCGCGGTCGAGGAACTGCACATGCCGGAAGGCATTCGCGGCAGTTTTGACGGCAACGCGGGCGATTTTGCCAGGACCAGCGGCCGCCAGCCGCTGCTGATCCTCGGCGCGCTGGTGGCGATGTATATCGTGCTCGGCGTGCTCTATGAGAGCCTCGCCCATCCGCTGACGATCATCTCGACGCTGCCGTCCGCGGGGCTCGGCGCGCTGCTCGCCTTGCAGCTGACCAACACGCCGCTGACGGTGATCGCCTTCGTCGGCATCATCCTGTTGATCGGCATCGTCAAGAAGAACGGCATCATGATGGTGGACTTCGCGCTCGATGCAGAACGCCAGCGCGGCCTGTCCTCGGCGGAGGCGATCTTCGAGGCCTGCCAGGCCCGCTTCCGCCCCATCCTGATGACGACCATGGCGGCACTGTTCGCCGGCATTCCGCTGGTCATCGCGACCGGCCCCGGCACGGAGCTCCGTCGTCCGCTCGGCATCACCATCATCGGCGGCCTGTTCGTCTCGCAGATCCTGACGCTCTACACGACGCCCGTGATCTACCTGCTGATCGACCGCCTGCGCCGCCGTTCCGAGCCGCGTCCGCTCGCCGCGCCCGCGGAATAG
- a CDS encoding ABC transporter permease has protein sequence MDISLRYRRTVIGPLWITLTLAATIASVGTVYAALFKQDIAGFLPPFAVGLIVWTLIATTLQEGSSIFVASGHLIKAVPAPLIVHVLQMIARNVLIFAHHLVIVVLLYIVMPWPLYWNMLLAVPGFAILLIVLLGGSVALGMLCARFRDIGTAIVSGLQFIFFLTPIIWTEDALRGTAFHWLIRANPFATLLDLVRRPLLSQPTDPGQWLLGSLYAIVVAVVAFGCYAKYRHRVAYWL, from the coding sequence ATGGACATTTCGCTGCGTTACCGGCGCACCGTGATCGGCCCGCTCTGGATCACGTTGACGCTCGCCGCAACAATTGCAAGCGTCGGCACGGTCTACGCCGCACTGTTCAAGCAGGACATCGCCGGTTTCCTGCCGCCCTTCGCCGTCGGCCTGATCGTCTGGACCCTGATCGCGACGACGCTCCAGGAAGGCTCCAGCATCTTCGTGGCGTCTGGCCACCTGATCAAGGCCGTGCCGGCGCCGCTGATCGTGCATGTGCTCCAGATGATCGCGCGCAACGTCCTCATCTTCGCGCATCATCTGGTGATCGTGGTGCTGCTCTACATCGTGATGCCATGGCCGCTGTATTGGAACATGCTGCTCGCGGTGCCCGGCTTTGCGATCCTGCTCATCGTTCTGCTCGGCGGCTCGGTCGCGCTCGGCATGCTCTGCGCGCGCTTTCGCGATATCGGCACGGCGATCGTCAGCGGCCTGCAATTCATCTTCTTCCTGACGCCGATCATCTGGACCGAGGACGCCCTGCGTGGCACCGCGTTCCACTGGCTGATCCGCGCCAATCCGTTCGCGACGCTGCTCGACCTCGTGCGCAGGCCGCTGCTGTCGCAGCCGACCGATCCTGGGCAATGGCTGCTCGGGTCGCTCTATGCGATCGTCGTAGCCGTCGTCGCCTTCGGCTGCTACGCAAAATACCGCCACCGCGTGGCGTATTGGCTGTGA
- a CDS encoding tRNA-uridine aminocarboxypropyltransferase — protein MSNPTAAAPADPIPECPHCQKPMPLCICDSVTPIENRLSLLILQHPQEQDRALGTARLLAKHFANATVRVGLSWPSLSKALGRPVENASHWAVLYLGSARAADLEAEGEILALNRKGEVAENQRAILGKLEGVVLLDGTWSQAKALWWRNPWMLKCQRVILNPAHPSRYGRLRKEPRKDGLSTIEAAATILASLEKRPDIAETLNASFERMLTRYREVQAEMPELAPKPAPKGGRRDFRRRKRA, from the coding sequence ATGTCGAACCCCACCGCTGCCGCGCCGGCCGATCCGATCCCCGAATGCCCGCACTGCCAGAAGCCGATGCCGCTGTGCATCTGCGACAGCGTCACGCCGATTGAAAACCGGCTCTCGCTCCTGATCCTCCAGCATCCGCAGGAGCAGGACAGGGCGCTCGGCACCGCGCGGCTGCTTGCAAAGCATTTCGCCAATGCCACGGTGCGGGTCGGCCTGTCCTGGCCGAGCCTGTCCAAGGCGCTGGGGCGGCCGGTCGAGAACGCCTCGCACTGGGCCGTGCTCTATCTCGGCTCGGCCCGCGCGGCCGATCTCGAAGCCGAGGGAGAGATACTCGCGCTCAACCGCAAGGGCGAGGTGGCGGAGAACCAGCGCGCGATCCTCGGCAAGCTCGAAGGCGTGGTGCTGCTCGACGGCACCTGGAGCCAGGCCAAGGCACTGTGGTGGCGCAATCCCTGGATGCTGAAATGCCAGCGCGTCATCCTCAACCCGGCGCATCCGTCGCGCTACGGCCGCCTGCGCAAGGAGCCGCGCAAGGACGGGCTCTCGACCATCGAGGCCGCCGCGACGATCCTTGCCAGTCTCGAGAAGCGCCCCGACATCGCGGAGACGCTGAATGCCAGTTTTGAACGGATGTTGACGCGCTATCGCGAAGTCCAGGCGGAGATGCCGGAATTGGCGCCGAAACCGGCCCCAAAGGGCGGTCGGCGCGACTTCCGCCGCCGCAAGCGGGCCTGA